In the Arachis ipaensis cultivar K30076 chromosome B10, Araip1.1, whole genome shotgun sequence genome, one interval contains:
- the LOC107621710 gene encoding protein VASCULAR ASSOCIATED DEATH 1, chloroplastic-like, translating into MKWFPASAKRAVFAGARTLSRTKAESCHPWSWAFWHVNYTGTLGSRTRVPEEYTGVAKADFLIKVEDFFRYFFSDDAVNFHESFHKRCGDKDFKCSLWRPQEKFGYARELSFNIQ; encoded by the exons ATGAAATGGTTTCCTGCCAGCGCCAAAAGGGCTGTTTTCGCCGGAGCCAGAACATTATCGAGGACCAAAGCTGAAAGTTGCCATCCTTGGAGCTGGGCTTTCTGGCATGTCAACTACACTGGAACTCTTGGATCAAGGACACGAG TCCCAGAAGAATACACAGGTGTTGCAAAAGCTGATTTTCTG ATAAAGGTTGAAGACTTCTTTAGGTACTTTTTCTCAGATGATGCTGTAAACTTCCATGAGTCTTTCCATAAAAGATGTGGTGATAAAG ACTTCAAGTGTAGTTTATGGCGTCCTCAAGAGAAATTTGGGTATGCTCGTGAACTATCTTTCAACATCCAATAA